A single window of Hymenobacter sp. APR13 DNA harbors:
- a CDS encoding XdhC family protein codes for MAYPDYPSPISHPSAPRDLPVWEHAAASLRAGVPVALLCVVRSEGSSPGRQGFKLSVTAAETVGSIGGGIMEHKLVELMRARLQRGPHAPEIRRQVHRAHSPTDRSGMICSGEQEILLLPLLPPDLAAVEACGQCLRHTGSAAWEASASTGLRLLPAPTDTHYHPGPDWHYVERLGFRDQLTIVGGGHVALALSRVMSTLDFGLTVLDDRPELPTQLRNHYAHHRRTVPYEQLVREVPTGPHQYVVIMTVGYRTDAVAVRQLLHHPVRYLGLMGSTAKIAHLLQELRAAGLDETALSRLHAPIGLPIHSRTPEEIAISVAAELIRVRNGG; via the coding sequence GTGGCTTACCCCGATTATCCGTCGCCCATTTCCCACCCCAGCGCGCCGCGCGACCTGCCTGTGTGGGAGCACGCGGCGGCCAGTTTGCGGGCGGGGGTGCCTGTGGCGCTGCTGTGCGTGGTGCGCAGTGAGGGCTCCAGCCCCGGCCGGCAGGGCTTCAAGCTGAGCGTGACGGCCGCCGAAACTGTAGGCTCCATTGGCGGCGGCATCATGGAGCACAAGCTGGTGGAGCTGATGCGGGCCCGTCTGCAGCGCGGCCCCCACGCCCCCGAAATCCGGCGGCAGGTGCACCGAGCCCACTCCCCCACCGACCGCTCGGGCATGATCTGCTCGGGTGAGCAGGAGATTCTGCTGCTGCCGCTGCTGCCGCCGGATTTGGCCGCCGTGGAGGCCTGCGGGCAGTGCCTGCGCCACACCGGCAGCGCCGCCTGGGAAGCCTCGGCCAGCACCGGCCTGCGCCTGCTGCCAGCCCCCACCGACACGCACTACCACCCCGGCCCCGACTGGCACTACGTGGAGCGCCTCGGCTTCCGCGACCAGCTCACCATTGTAGGAGGCGGCCACGTGGCGCTGGCCCTTTCGCGGGTGATGAGCACCCTAGATTTCGGCCTGACGGTGCTCGACGACCGGCCCGAGCTGCCCACCCAGCTCCGCAACCACTACGCCCACCACCGCCGCACGGTGCCCTACGAGCAGCTGGTCCGCGAAGTGCCGACCGGCCCGCACCAGTACGTCGTGATTATGACCGTGGGCTACCGCACCGATGCCGTGGCCGTGCGCCAGCTTCTGCACCACCCGGTGCGCTACCTCGGCCTGATGGGCAGCACCGCCAAAATAGCGCACCTGCTCCAGGAGCTGCGCGCCGCCGGCCTCGACGAAACAGCGCTCAGCCGCCTCCACGCCCCCATCGGCCTGCCCATCCACAGCCGCACCCCCGAAGAAATAGCCATCAGCGTAGCCGCCGAGCTGATTCGGGTGCGAAATGGGGGTTGA
- a CDS encoding ABC transporter ATP-binding protein, whose amino-acid sequence MARSDSFFSTISAKKPRPDGKPALTVRERFSALKNLPAFLRLIWQTSPALALGNMALRLLRAALPVAMLYVGQLILDSVVQLSGQPVEARQLTPVLTLVALEFGLAIFSDALGRGVALLDSLLGDLFANQSSIRLMEHAARLDLDQFEDSAFYDKLERARRQTLSRTVLMSQVLSQAQDVITMGFLAVGLTAFNPWLLLLLLVAVVPAFLGESHFNERSYSLVHGWTPERRELDYLRQTGASDETAKEVKIFGLSGFLVDRFRTLSDDFYQKNKDLVIRRAGWGAFFAAVGAAGYYAAYVYIISETVRGRVSIGQLTFLAGSFARMRGLLEGILSRFSAVAEGALYLQDFFDFFALRPRIVRQEPGGEQPLPFPRPIRQGFTFENVGFKYRNTDKWALRNLSFQLQAGEKLALVGENGAGKTTLVKLLSRLYDPTEGRILLDGHDLRDYDPAELRQEIGVIFQDFVRFQLPAGQNLAVGRIEEQGNQPRIEQAARQSLADSVITKLPGGYEQMIGRRFNGGVDLSGGEWQKIALGRAYMRDAQLLILDEPTAALDARAEYEVFQRFKELTQGKTAVLISHRFSTVRMADRILVIENGQCQEIGSHEELLARGGRYAELFRLQAAGYQ is encoded by the coding sequence ATGGCTCGTTCCGACTCTTTCTTTTCCACGATTTCCGCCAAAAAGCCCCGCCCCGACGGCAAGCCCGCCCTCACGGTGCGGGAGCGGTTTTCGGCCCTCAAAAACCTGCCCGCGTTTCTGCGCCTGATCTGGCAGACCAGCCCGGCGCTGGCCCTCGGCAACATGGCGCTGCGTTTGCTGCGGGCGGCCCTGCCGGTGGCCATGCTCTACGTGGGCCAGCTGATTCTCGACAGCGTGGTGCAGCTCAGTGGCCAGCCCGTGGAGGCGCGGCAGCTCACACCGGTGCTTACGCTGGTGGCGCTGGAGTTTGGCCTCGCCATCTTCTCCGACGCCCTGGGCCGCGGCGTGGCCCTGCTCGACTCGTTGCTCGGCGACCTGTTCGCTAACCAAAGCTCCATCCGGCTGATGGAGCACGCCGCCCGGCTGGACCTCGACCAGTTCGAGGACAGCGCTTTCTACGACAAGCTGGAGCGGGCCCGCCGCCAGACTCTCTCACGCACCGTGCTCATGTCGCAGGTGCTGAGCCAGGCCCAGGACGTCATTACGATGGGCTTTCTGGCCGTGGGCCTCACCGCCTTCAACCCCTGGCTGCTGCTGCTACTGTTGGTGGCGGTGGTGCCGGCGTTTCTGGGCGAAAGCCACTTCAACGAGCGCAGCTACTCGCTGGTGCACGGCTGGACGCCCGAGCGGCGCGAGTTGGACTACCTGCGCCAGACCGGCGCCTCCGACGAAACGGCCAAGGAAGTGAAGATTTTCGGCCTGTCGGGCTTTCTGGTGGATCGGTTCCGGACCCTGTCCGACGACTTCTACCAGAAGAACAAGGACCTCGTGATCCGGCGGGCCGGCTGGGGCGCGTTCTTCGCGGCCGTGGGCGCGGCCGGCTACTACGCGGCCTACGTCTACATCATCAGCGAGACGGTGCGCGGGCGCGTCAGCATCGGGCAGCTCACGTTTCTGGCGGGCTCGTTTGCCCGCATGCGGGGCCTGCTCGAAGGCATTCTGAGCCGCTTTAGCGCCGTGGCCGAAGGGGCGCTGTACCTGCAGGATTTTTTCGACTTCTTCGCGCTGCGGCCGCGCATCGTGCGGCAGGAGCCGGGCGGCGAGCAGCCGCTGCCGTTTCCGCGGCCCATCCGGCAAGGGTTTACGTTTGAAAATGTGGGCTTCAAGTACCGCAACACCGATAAATGGGCGCTGCGCAACCTCAGCTTTCAGCTGCAGGCCGGCGAAAAGCTGGCGCTGGTAGGCGAAAACGGGGCCGGCAAAACCACCCTCGTCAAGCTGCTCTCCCGCCTCTACGACCCCACCGAGGGCCGTATCCTGCTCGACGGCCACGACCTGCGCGACTACGACCCGGCCGAGCTGCGCCAGGAAATCGGGGTGATTTTCCAGGACTTCGTGCGCTTCCAGTTGCCGGCCGGCCAGAACCTGGCCGTGGGCCGCATCGAAGAGCAAGGCAACCAGCCTCGCATCGAGCAGGCCGCCCGCCAAAGCCTCGCCGACTCCGTTATTACCAAGCTGCCCGGCGGCTACGAGCAAATGATTGGCCGCCGCTTCAACGGCGGCGTGGATTTGAGCGGCGGCGAGTGGCAGAAGATTGCCCTCGGCCGCGCCTATATGCGCGACGCCCAGCTGCTCATCCTCGACGAGCCCACCGCCGCCCTCGACGCTCGCGCCGAGTACGAGGTGTTCCAGCGCTTCAAGGAGCTGACCCAGGGCAAAACCGCCGTGCTCATCAGCCACCGCTTCAGCACCGTGCGCATGGCCGACCGGATTCTGGTCATCGAGAACGGGCAGTGCCAGGAAATCGGGAGCCACGAGGAGCTGCTGGCCCGCGGCGGCCGCTACGCCGAGCTGTTCCGGCTGCAGGCTGCCGGGTATCAATAG
- a CDS encoding FG-GAP-like repeat-containing protein, whose product MLTRLPRLIRLQSLQTGLTAAGLLLAGHALAQPTIQSLAPARNAPAARATSVIVQFSETLRTGSQQALRVYSAQAGGRLAGVATLSGNQLSFTPGTRFRAGEKLWATVDTLVRSTAGRALARPAVWQFSAGGGGTGAFGGGSSSSINTSGRLLLSGDVDGNGHLDVLTLNDAQSDRDGQLALRLNSGRGVLVAVPDQPLTRRAMAATLADVDEDHDLDLVTLEQPTDGSSGFYNVYANDGQGRFGGAGSSSGALGGLAGRGLGLADLNGDGHLDMFFSCNMSGSVGGGAVGVRLNNGRGAFPVQWTYARTGLSTEATVAAADIDNDGDLDVVASHNAAQSVIPVFQRGRGRAAASAGRGRGRPAAGPRPGRPRPRRRPGPAVHQLQL is encoded by the coding sequence ATGCTTACACGCTTACCCCGCCTTATCCGCTTGCAGTCACTTCAAACCGGGCTTACGGCGGCCGGCCTGCTGCTGGCCGGCCACGCGCTGGCCCAGCCCACTATCCAGAGTCTGGCGCCGGCCCGCAATGCCCCGGCGGCCCGCGCCACAAGTGTGATCGTGCAGTTTTCGGAGACGCTACGGACCGGCTCGCAGCAGGCGTTGCGTGTGTACAGCGCGCAGGCCGGCGGCCGGCTGGCCGGCGTGGCCACTCTCAGCGGCAACCAGCTCAGTTTCACGCCCGGCACCCGGTTCAGAGCCGGCGAAAAGCTGTGGGCTACCGTGGATACGCTGGTGCGCAGCACCGCCGGCCGGGCTCTGGCCCGGCCGGCGGTGTGGCAGTTTTCAGCCGGTGGCGGCGGTACCGGTGCGTTTGGCGGCGGCAGCAGCAGCAGCATCAACACCAGTGGCCGCCTGCTGCTTAGCGGCGACGTGGACGGCAACGGCCACCTGGACGTCCTGACGCTCAACGACGCTCAGTCGGACCGGGATGGGCAGTTGGCGTTGCGTCTGAACAGCGGGCGGGGCGTGCTGGTGGCCGTGCCCGACCAGCCGCTGACCCGCCGGGCAATGGCCGCCACGCTGGCCGACGTGGATGAAGACCACGACCTGGATTTGGTGACGCTGGAACAGCCCACCGACGGCAGCAGCGGCTTCTACAACGTGTACGCCAACGACGGGCAGGGCCGCTTCGGGGGCGCGGGCAGCAGCAGCGGCGCGCTGGGCGGCCTCGCGGGCCGGGGTTTGGGGCTGGCCGACCTCAATGGCGACGGCCACCTGGATATGTTTTTCAGCTGCAACATGAGCGGCAGCGTGGGCGGCGGGGCCGTAGGAGTGCGCCTCAACAATGGCCGCGGCGCTTTTCCGGTGCAGTGGACCTACGCGCGCACTGGCCTGAGCACGGAGGCCACCGTGGCCGCCGCCGATATTGACAACGACGGCGACCTGGATGTGGTGGCCAGCCACAACGCTGCACAGAGCGTGATACCCGTTTTTCAACGGGGGCGTGGCCGGGCTGCTGCCAGCGCCGGCCGTGGCCGTGGGCGGCCAGCCGCAGGCCCTCGACCTGGCCGACCTCGACCTCGACGGCGACCTGGACCTGCTGTGCACCAACTTCAGCTATGA
- a CDS encoding xanthine dehydrogenase molybdopterin binding subunit: protein MNHLDPNRHVRGESQYLDDVPVQQGTLYAAVFESPLAHGVLRRLDFSAALTAPGVARVLTAQDIPGINQIGGIVADEPLLAEGHVHFRGQPVALVLARTEVQAHAALKLIKVEIDPLPVITDPRVAAAQGELIVPPRTFKIGDSAAAWASCAHVFEGVAESGGQEHLYIETQGAYAFPTEMGGVRMISSTQGPTAVQRHTAHVLGLGMHQVEVDVTRLGGGFGGKEDQATPWGALAALGAFVTKKPVKLVLDRMADMRMTGKRHPYSSDFKIGFDANLKIVAYEVTFYQNAGAAADLSPAVMERTLFHATNAYFVPNVTATAFSCRTNLPPNTAFRGFGGPQGMFVMESALAKAAEELGVPTHELQRRNLLREGDLFSYRQAAEMCHAEQAWDTAAREFDLAGMRAEVEQFNQTNKLKKKGFAVMPICFGISFTKTPMNQTRALVHIYSDGSVGISTGAVEMGQGVNTKIAQVAARTLGISISRIKIETTNTTRVANTSPSAASATADLNGKATEMACAALRKRLLEHASTEYTLNYEGLEIHDEQVLAAGVPADTNWEKLVSSAFWKRVALTENAHYATPDLHFDATVNQGHPFAYHVYGTALTSVTVDCLRGTYTVDALRIAHDFGQSFNEVIDRGQIEGGAVQGIGWMTMEEVAYNAEGRLLSNSLNSYKIPDIYAAPRVLDVHFLDTPGHPKAILRSKAVGEPPLMYGIGTYFALRDAVRAFQGHTALPFSAPLTPEKVLLSLYPDSESVPAWKSSSATTSVAS, encoded by the coding sequence ATGAACCACCTCGACCCCAACCGCCACGTGCGCGGCGAATCGCAGTACCTCGACGACGTGCCCGTGCAGCAGGGCACCCTGTACGCGGCCGTGTTTGAAAGCCCGCTGGCCCACGGCGTGCTCCGCCGCCTCGATTTCAGCGCCGCGCTGACGGCACCCGGCGTGGCCCGCGTACTCACGGCCCAGGACATTCCCGGCATCAACCAGATTGGCGGCATTGTGGCCGATGAGCCGCTGCTGGCCGAGGGGCACGTGCATTTCCGGGGGCAGCCGGTGGCGCTGGTGCTGGCCCGCACCGAGGTGCAGGCCCACGCCGCCCTCAAGCTCATTAAGGTTGAAATCGACCCACTGCCCGTCATCACCGACCCGCGGGTGGCGGCCGCGCAGGGCGAGCTGATTGTGCCGCCGCGCACCTTCAAAATCGGCGATTCGGCGGCGGCCTGGGCTTCGTGCGCGCACGTGTTTGAGGGCGTGGCCGAGAGCGGCGGGCAGGAGCATCTGTACATCGAAACGCAGGGCGCCTACGCCTTCCCTACCGAGATGGGCGGGGTGCGGATGATTTCCTCGACGCAGGGGCCGACGGCCGTGCAGCGCCACACGGCCCACGTGCTGGGCCTGGGTATGCACCAGGTGGAAGTGGACGTGACGCGCCTCGGCGGCGGGTTCGGCGGCAAGGAAGACCAGGCCACGCCCTGGGGCGCGCTGGCCGCGCTGGGCGCCTTCGTCACCAAGAAGCCGGTGAAGCTGGTGCTCGACCGCATGGCCGACATGCGCATGACCGGCAAGCGCCACCCCTACTCGTCCGATTTCAAAATCGGCTTCGATGCCAACCTGAAAATTGTGGCCTACGAAGTCACCTTCTACCAGAACGCGGGCGCGGCGGCCGACCTCTCGCCGGCCGTGATGGAGCGCACGCTCTTCCACGCCACCAACGCCTATTTCGTGCCCAATGTGACGGCCACGGCCTTTTCGTGCCGCACCAACCTGCCGCCCAACACGGCCTTCCGGGGCTTCGGCGGGCCGCAGGGTATGTTCGTGATGGAGTCGGCGCTGGCCAAGGCGGCCGAGGAGCTGGGCGTGCCCACCCACGAGTTGCAGCGCCGCAACCTGCTGCGCGAAGGCGACCTGTTCTCGTACCGACAGGCGGCCGAAATGTGCCACGCCGAGCAGGCCTGGGACACGGCCGCCCGCGAGTTCGACCTGGCCGGCATGCGGGCCGAAGTCGAGCAGTTCAACCAAACCAATAAGCTGAAGAAGAAGGGCTTCGCGGTGATGCCCATCTGCTTCGGTATCTCGTTCACCAAAACGCCCATGAACCAGACGCGGGCGCTGGTGCACATCTACTCCGACGGCTCGGTGGGCATCAGCACGGGCGCGGTGGAGATGGGCCAGGGCGTGAACACGAAAATCGCGCAGGTGGCGGCCCGCACGCTGGGCATCTCGATTTCGCGCATCAAAATCGAAACCACCAACACCACCCGCGTGGCCAACACCTCGCCCAGCGCCGCCAGCGCCACCGCCGACCTCAACGGCAAGGCCACCGAAATGGCCTGCGCCGCTCTGCGCAAGCGGCTGCTGGAGCACGCCAGCACCGAGTACACGCTCAACTACGAGGGCCTCGAAATCCACGACGAGCAGGTGTTGGCCGCCGGCGTGCCCGCCGATACCAACTGGGAGAAGCTGGTGTCGTCGGCGTTCTGGAAGCGCGTGGCCCTCACCGAAAACGCCCACTACGCCACCCCCGACCTGCATTTCGACGCCACCGTGAACCAGGGCCACCCCTTCGCCTACCACGTGTACGGCACGGCCCTCACCAGCGTGACGGTGGACTGCCTGCGCGGCACCTACACCGTGGATGCCCTGCGCATTGCCCACGATTTCGGCCAGAGCTTCAACGAAGTCATCGACCGGGGCCAGATTGAGGGCGGCGCGGTGCAGGGCATCGGCTGGATGACCATGGAAGAAGTGGCCTACAACGCCGAGGGCCGCCTGCTCAGCAACTCGCTCAACAGCTACAAAATCCCCGACATCTACGCCGCCCCCCGGGTGCTCGACGTGCATTTCCTCGACACGCCGGGCCACCCCAAGGCCATCCTGCGCTCCAAGGCCGTGGGCGAGCCGCCGCTCATGTACGGCATCGGCACCTACTTCGCCCTGCGCGACGCGGTGCGGGCCTTCCAGGGCCACACGGCGCTGCCGTTTTCCGCGCCGCTCACGCCGGAAAAGGTGCTGCTTTCTCTTTATCCTGACTCCGAATCTGTTCCGGCTTGGAAATCCAGCTCCGCAACCACCTCCGTGGCCTCGTAA
- a CDS encoding GNAT family N-acetyltransferase, with the protein MTTTYLFHPDISTEAQATIAALLATALQAAEAELLADLRYQQQRQPVQAWLAYAGDQLVGCKLGYERQPGHYYSWLGGVRPDFRGQGIAAELLHRQHAWCRVQGYRAVRTHTYNRWRAMLLLNLRHGFDIIGTVQGPRGLTIVLEKELKA; encoded by the coding sequence ATGACAACCACTTATCTATTCCACCCGGATATTTCCACTGAAGCCCAGGCCACTATTGCCGCGCTGCTGGCTACTGCCTTACAAGCCGCCGAGGCCGAGCTACTCGCCGACCTGCGCTACCAGCAGCAGCGCCAGCCAGTGCAGGCGTGGCTGGCCTACGCCGGCGACCAGCTGGTAGGCTGCAAGCTGGGCTACGAACGCCAGCCGGGCCACTACTACAGCTGGCTGGGCGGCGTCCGCCCCGATTTCCGGGGCCAGGGCATTGCCGCCGAGCTGCTGCACCGCCAGCACGCCTGGTGCCGGGTGCAGGGCTACCGTGCCGTGCGCACCCATACCTACAACCGCTGGCGCGCTATGCTGCTCCTGAACCTGCGCCACGGCTTCGACATCATCGGCACGGTGCAGGGCCCGCGTGGGCTGACGATTGTGCTGGAAAAGGAGCTGAAGGCGTGA
- a CDS encoding FG-GAP-like repeat-containing protein, translated as MDFVGQTITDMSSGFPRNETTVWLNDGRGTFSRQERLRNSFGTSFAVGDVDGDGDLDVVDGSVHFNDGRGSFSSSGNLAGSSSAFTVRGCALADLDNDADLDVLVSEDTFGVSWFRNDGTGSFSTKLFLGSSSAVEFPLQDLDGDGDLDMLWGSSVMANDGQGNFTKGPGFAFNSPFEANSEPIGDIDGDGDIDALTASGRMELRLYTNNGRGMFSEAAPLFSTILGLSANLTASGDLDNDGDLDLVVLYRESQGVSGWRVFLNRNALPVASATTAQQLSVWPVPAAAGAVLQVRVPGHTGAAVATLHTLTGQVVRSVPFSGAALALPTAGLPAGSYLLSLEGAAPGRLVRRVVLE; from the coding sequence GTGGATTTTGTGGGCCAGACCATTACCGACATGTCCTCGGGCTTTCCCCGCAACGAAACCACCGTCTGGCTCAACGATGGCCGCGGCACCTTCAGCCGCCAGGAACGCCTGCGCAACTCGTTCGGGACCAGTTTCGCCGTGGGCGACGTGGACGGCGACGGCGACCTGGATGTGGTGGACGGCAGCGTGCACTTCAACGACGGCCGCGGCAGCTTCAGCAGCTCCGGCAACCTGGCCGGCTCCAGCTCCGCTTTCACCGTGCGCGGCTGCGCCCTGGCCGACCTCGACAACGACGCCGACCTGGATGTGCTGGTGTCGGAGGATACGTTCGGGGTAAGCTGGTTTCGCAACGATGGCACGGGCAGCTTTTCAACCAAGCTCTTCCTGGGCAGCAGCAGCGCCGTGGAGTTTCCGCTGCAGGACCTCGACGGCGACGGCGACCTGGATATGCTGTGGGGCTCCTCGGTAATGGCCAACGACGGCCAGGGCAACTTCACCAAGGGGCCAGGCTTTGCGTTCAACAGCCCGTTTGAAGCCAACTCCGAGCCGATTGGGGATATCGACGGCGACGGCGACATTGATGCGCTGACGGCGTCTGGCAGGATGGAGCTGCGCCTGTACACCAACAACGGCCGCGGCATGTTCAGCGAAGCCGCCCCGCTGTTTTCCACCATCCTGGGCCTGTCCGCCAACCTGACAGCCAGCGGCGACCTGGACAACGACGGCGACCTGGACCTGGTGGTGCTGTATCGGGAATCTCAGGGTGTGAGCGGCTGGCGCGTGTTTCTCAACCGCAACGCCCTGCCGGTGGCCAGCGCAACAACTGCTCAGCAACTGAGCGTGTGGCCGGTGCCTGCTGCTGCCGGGGCTGTGCTGCAGGTTCGGGTGCCGGGCCATACCGGCGCGGCCGTGGCTACGCTGCACACGCTCACCGGGCAGGTGGTGCGGTCGGTGCCGTTCAGTGGCGCAGCCCTGGCCCTGCCCACGGCGGGCCTGCCCGCGGGCTCGTATCTGCTCAGCCTGGAAGGCGCCGCGCCGGGCCGGCTGGTGCGGCGCGTGGTGCTGGAGTAG
- a CDS encoding DUF4136 domain-containing protein, with translation MKPTLTLLGMGLAMALSGCFAARQARIDSDYSYTGNFRRYRTYEFVTGDGLAADSSKLGEAVRDAIRTRLKVQGYKSNKRRPDLLVNFRVFEGDMKFRGYLQEDISRWVKEEKVEDEETPADNRQGYQPQRILLAEGTLLITLIDNRTNRAVWNGYASGVTVPNGPQGELVLRRSVRSIFDQYRVFTEGYLEGSQMSEN, from the coding sequence ATGAAACCAACTCTTACGCTACTGGGAATGGGCCTGGCCATGGCACTTTCCGGCTGCTTTGCCGCCCGCCAGGCCCGCATCGATTCCGACTACAGCTACACCGGCAACTTCCGCCGCTACCGCACCTACGAGTTCGTCACCGGCGACGGGCTGGCCGCTGATTCCAGCAAGCTGGGCGAAGCCGTCCGCGACGCCATCCGGACGCGCCTGAAGGTGCAGGGCTACAAATCCAACAAGCGCCGCCCCGACCTGCTGGTGAACTTCCGGGTGTTTGAAGGGGACATGAAATTCCGGGGCTACCTACAAGAAGATATCAGTCGCTGGGTGAAGGAGGAGAAGGTGGAAGACGAGGAAACGCCCGCCGACAACCGCCAGGGCTACCAACCCCAGCGTATCCTGCTGGCCGAAGGCACACTGCTCATCACCCTCATCGACAACCGTACCAACCGCGCCGTCTGGAACGGCTACGCCTCGGGCGTCACGGTGCCCAACGGCCCGCAGGGCGAGCTAGTGCTGCGCCGCTCCGTGCGCTCCATCTTCGACCAGTACCGCGTCTTCACCGAAGGCTACCTCGAAGGCAGCCAGATGTCAGAGAATTGA
- a CDS encoding FG-GAP-like repeat-containing protein, which translates to MAGLLPAPAVAVGGQPQALDLADLDLDGDLDLLCTNFSYDGATVGVRFNNGQGSFGSGFNYPIGSINSTMPCVAANDLDGDGDLDLLLGNNQDRRVLIRLNNGRGEFRDGTPLTLTQPPHALVLADLDDDDDVDLLGLGHSQVQWQLNNGTALPTISLTAFSPAPNRPAARTTTVGATLSGPVGSAPANQLHVYGRYSGRQLGTTTASGSTLTFSAARPFQAGEPLTAIIPTGVRGSAGLPLARPAVWQFTAAAGGSGAFTPGFSQTYGYAHPMRLRLADIDGDTDLDLVTEFYVGTATLSSPLLVCLNNGAGQFGSPVPLLPGSVQVWGFELADLD; encoded by the coding sequence GTGGCCGGGCTGCTGCCAGCGCCGGCCGTGGCCGTGGGCGGCCAGCCGCAGGCCCTCGACCTGGCCGACCTCGACCTCGACGGCGACCTGGACCTGCTGTGCACCAACTTCAGCTATGACGGTGCCACGGTGGGCGTGCGCTTCAACAACGGCCAGGGCAGCTTCGGGAGCGGCTTCAACTACCCCATCGGCTCCATCAACAGCACGATGCCCTGCGTGGCCGCCAACGACCTCGACGGCGACGGCGACCTGGATTTGCTGCTGGGCAACAACCAGGACCGGCGGGTGCTGATTCGCCTGAATAATGGCCGCGGCGAGTTCCGCGACGGCACCCCGCTCACGCTAACCCAGCCGCCCCACGCCCTCGTTCTGGCCGACCTCGACGACGACGACGATGTGGATCTGCTGGGCCTGGGCCACTCCCAGGTGCAGTGGCAGCTCAACAATGGCACCGCGTTGCCGACCATCAGCCTGACGGCCTTCTCGCCGGCCCCCAACCGGCCGGCCGCCCGCACCACAACGGTAGGCGCCACGCTTTCGGGGCCGGTGGGCAGCGCGCCCGCCAACCAATTGCACGTGTATGGCCGCTACTCGGGGCGGCAGCTGGGCACCACCACGGCCAGCGGCAGCACGCTCACCTTCTCTGCGGCCCGTCCCTTCCAGGCCGGCGAGCCGCTGACGGCCATCATCCCGACGGGCGTGCGGGGCAGTGCCGGCCTGCCGCTGGCCCGCCCGGCGGTTTGGCAGTTCACGGCCGCCGCGGGCGGCTCCGGCGCCTTCACGCCGGGCTTCAGCCAGACGTACGGCTACGCCCACCCCATGCGCCTGCGCCTGGCCGACATCGACGGCGACACCGATCTGGACCTCGTTACGGAATTTTACGTGGGCACCGCTACCCTTTCGTCGCCGCTGCTGGTGTGCCTGAACAATGGCGCGGGGCAGTTTGGCAGCCCGGTGCCGCTGCTGCCGGGCAGCGTGCAGGTGTGGGGCTTCGAGCTGGCCGACCTCGACTAG
- a CDS encoding DUF433 domain-containing protein, with amino-acid sequence MTSPFPEIVCTEDTLWGSPRVDGRRLAVGDVVSFVENYGTVEEVSSDYALTRSQISQALQYCSTLQCQIDKPKVFCHNCSLRRQQKGPLETSGLEEIRHGDFVYVKGKDFLSFGPMEELLSDWNGQDWWKIAAERLIDMRIELFGTQDQN; translated from the coding sequence ATGACTTCCCCTTTCCCCGAAATAGTTTGCACAGAAGACACGCTTTGGGGTTCGCCCCGAGTCGATGGCCGACGGTTGGCGGTGGGCGATGTGGTGAGCTTCGTCGAGAATTACGGGACGGTAGAGGAAGTAAGCAGCGACTATGCACTAACCCGCTCGCAAATCAGCCAGGCATTGCAGTACTGTTCAACGCTGCAATGTCAGATTGACAAGCCGAAGGTGTTTTGCCATAATTGCTCGTTGAGAAGGCAACAGAAAGGCCCGCTTGAAACCTCAGGTTTGGAGGAAATAAGGCACGGTGACTTTGTGTATGTAAAAGGCAAAGACTTCCTCTCGTTCGGCCCAATGGAAGAGTTGCTGAGTGACTGGAATGGCCAGGATTGGTGGAAAATCGCCGCTGAGCGGTTGATTGACATGAGAATAGAATTGTTTGGTACGCAAGACCAGAATTGA